One Methylobacterium sp. 77 DNA window includes the following coding sequences:
- a CDS encoding alpha/beta hydrolase, protein MIDRRKFSTLLAAAAVTSAAPGAARAQERPVAKNVLLVHGLFADGSCWAEVIARLQAAGLNATAVQNPLTTLEDAVASAKRVLARQDGPTVLVGHSFSGMIVTELGVDPKVSALVYVAARAPDAGEDYAALAKTYPTSPASAGIVFDGDEGRLGEEAFLRDFAGDLPEARARVLYAVQQPFQKALLTGRTTVAAWRTKPSYYAVSTEDRTINPDLERYMAKRMGAKTIEVKASHLALISQPVRIADLIVEATGRA, encoded by the coding sequence ATGATCGACCGTCGTAAGTTCTCGACCCTGCTCGCCGCAGCGGCTGTGACATCCGCTGCCCCCGGCGCCGCTCGCGCGCAGGAGCGTCCGGTCGCCAAGAACGTGCTGCTGGTGCACGGGCTATTCGCCGACGGGTCGTGCTGGGCCGAGGTCATCGCACGCCTACAGGCCGCAGGTCTTAACGCCACGGCGGTCCAGAACCCTCTCACGACCTTGGAGGACGCCGTTGCGTCGGCGAAACGCGTCCTCGCACGGCAGGACGGCCCAACCGTACTAGTCGGCCACTCGTTTTCTGGAATGATCGTCACCGAGCTCGGCGTCGATCCGAAAGTCTCCGCCTTGGTCTACGTCGCCGCGCGGGCACCCGACGCCGGAGAGGACTACGCCGCGTTGGCCAAAACCTATCCAACGTCCCCAGCTAGTGCCGGCATCGTCTTCGATGGCGACGAGGGACGACTCGGCGAGGAAGCCTTCCTGCGCGACTTCGCCGGCGACCTGCCGGAAGCCCGGGCAAGGGTTCTCTATGCCGTCCAGCAGCCTTTCCAGAAGGCCCTGCTGACCGGCAGGACGACCGTCGCGGCTTGGCGGACGAAGCCCAGCTACTACGCCGTCTCGACAGAGGACCGGACGATCAATCCAGACTTGGAGCGATACATGGCCAAGCGTATGGGCGCAAAGACCATCGAAGTGAAGGCCAGTCACCTCGCCCTGATATCGCAGCCCGTCCGTATCGCCGATTTAATCGTGGAAGCCACGGGAAGAGCTTGA
- a CDS encoding GIY-YIG nuclease family protein, with protein sequence MTRDTITFETSIVYVLTTPSMPGLVKIGWTSRTAQARAAELHTTGVPEPFEIEVAYRVPNGSTVERALHEVFKPYRRREDREFFEIEPYQVEAILHLLGTEAGAEDVTVEVDDNPGLIPNEIIQRRSRRPRADFLRMGIPVGDEITCVRYGAVARIAGRRTVIFEGKEVSLSAASAQIMPHAMAHNFYR encoded by the coding sequence ATGACACGAGACACTATCACCTTCGAGACGAGCATCGTCTACGTACTTACGACCCCCTCAATGCCCGGCCTCGTAAAGATTGGCTGGACCTCACGAACCGCTCAAGCACGCGCTGCAGAGCTTCATACAACGGGCGTCCCTGAGCCCTTTGAGATTGAAGTCGCCTATCGCGTGCCTAATGGCTCTACGGTCGAGCGAGCCCTTCATGAAGTCTTCAAGCCTTACAGGCGACGCGAGGACAGGGAGTTCTTCGAAATCGAGCCTTACCAAGTCGAAGCCATATTGCACCTGCTTGGCACCGAAGCGGGTGCTGAGGACGTTACTGTAGAGGTGGATGACAATCCTGGGCTGATCCCAAACGAGATCATCCAGCGGCGCTCAAGGCGCCCACGCGCTGATTTCCTGCGGATGGGCATCCCAGTAGGCGATGAAATAACTTGTGTGCGGTACGGGGCAGTTGCCCGGATTGCAGGACGCCGCACGGTGATATTCGAGGGTAAAGAAGTTTCCCTGTCTGCCGCTTCTGCCCAAATTATGCCACATGCAATGGCTCATAACTTCTATCGATAA
- a CDS encoding EAL domain-containing protein: protein MAASFSAGAGVWSTHFIGMLGYDPGVVVGYDTRLTLLSLIAAILASVIALSFARWAVNSTMAAVAGIILGLGVATMHYVGMASIQFPGAFAWDRSLVVASVMIGCLLSAAAFVAFRHRELKYPNAVAATLLTAAIAGLHFTAMGAIVITPDGERPNLETGLPRLALATGIAALMLMILGFAVLALFADRMRRANRALRTSEAAYRLLAENTTDVIIRSDLDTTRRYVSPASFQVFGVSPDELIGTQPLDTVHPDDRPAYQRVLTDLIQGRIDGAITRQRYRHKDGRWVWIEASFKVTRSGDNADPTGYVASLRDVSDRMLAETALRISEERLALALDSGSDGLWDWDFTTGKVWFSDRWQTMLGYDPGEIEGHARSWMQLTHPDDVEKSRRSLRDHIESRSAVYECEQRMRTKSGAYTWFLSRGKIVTRNPAGEPQRIVGIHIDIAARKRAELQIEYLALHDALTGLPNRTLFRDRLDREMVSAERRGHVFAVLACDLDRFKSVNDSMGHPAGDSLLRKVAERLQAAIREGDTVARLGGDEFAIVLRGLDRPQNASTTAQHVIDAVKLPFDLDGRTVSVGISIGIAVGPQDGGDPEQLLKNADIALYRAKAAGRSTYRYYEPEMDVAMAARNALEMDVREAVRLGEFELFYQPTLNLETNATSGFEALMRWRTPDRGFVPPAEFIPLAEEIGLIVQLGAWALKEACHEAAKWPGDLMVAVNVSALQFAEPGLEHAVVAALSASGLPPHRLELEITESVLMGDAESAISCLHRLHGLGVHIALDDFGTGFSSLNYLRRFPFDKIKIDRSFISEIGDPDTAAIVRAIVGLAERLGASITAEGIEDEIQLAHVRREGCTHAQGYLMSKPLSASDALQFAYVSRKQAAA from the coding sequence TTGGCAGCGAGCTTTTCTGCCGGAGCCGGAGTATGGAGCACGCACTTCATCGGCATGCTCGGTTATGACCCTGGAGTCGTCGTCGGTTACGATACCCGCCTTACGTTGTTGTCTTTGATAGCAGCGATACTGGCGTCAGTGATCGCACTGAGCTTCGCACGTTGGGCTGTCAATTCAACCATGGCAGCAGTCGCCGGGATTATTCTTGGGCTGGGCGTAGCAACCATGCATTATGTCGGCATGGCGAGCATTCAGTTTCCTGGGGCGTTTGCCTGGGACCGAAGTCTTGTGGTCGCCTCGGTAATGATAGGTTGTCTTCTTTCCGCCGCCGCTTTCGTAGCCTTCAGACATCGGGAATTGAAGTACCCTAACGCTGTGGCCGCAACGCTTCTGACTGCCGCGATTGCGGGGCTACATTTTACCGCGATGGGCGCGATTGTGATCACCCCTGATGGGGAAAGACCCAATTTGGAAACGGGCTTGCCCCGCCTCGCACTCGCCACCGGCATTGCCGCGCTCATGCTAATGATCCTAGGCTTTGCCGTGCTCGCACTATTTGCCGACCGGATGCGCCGAGCCAATCGGGCATTGCGTACCAGCGAGGCCGCCTATCGGCTGCTCGCAGAGAACACGACCGACGTGATCATCCGGTCTGATCTAGACACAACTCGCCGATATGTGTCGCCTGCCTCCTTTCAAGTTTTCGGTGTTAGTCCTGACGAACTGATTGGAACTCAGCCTCTCGACACCGTCCACCCCGATGATCGTCCAGCCTATCAGCGGGTGCTTACCGACCTGATCCAGGGTCGGATCGACGGTGCGATAACGAGGCAGCGTTATCGTCACAAGGACGGGCGCTGGGTGTGGATCGAAGCGTCCTTTAAGGTCACCCGATCAGGAGATAATGCCGATCCGACCGGCTATGTAGCCTCACTGCGAGATGTCAGCGACCGAATGTTGGCAGAAACGGCTTTGCGGATCAGTGAAGAACGCCTAGCGCTGGCGCTCGATAGTGGTAGCGACGGTCTCTGGGATTGGGACTTCACAACGGGAAAGGTTTGGTTCTCAGATCGTTGGCAGACCATGCTCGGCTACGATCCGGGAGAGATCGAGGGCCATGCGCGCTCTTGGATGCAACTCACCCACCCTGATGACGTGGAAAAGTCTCGCAGGTCACTGAGAGATCATATCGAAAGTAGAAGCGCGGTCTACGAATGCGAGCAACGCATGCGCACCAAGAGCGGTGCCTACACCTGGTTTTTGTCACGCGGCAAGATTGTTACGCGCAATCCAGCAGGGGAGCCGCAGCGAATCGTTGGCATACATATCGATATCGCAGCGCGCAAGCGGGCCGAACTGCAGATCGAGTATTTGGCATTGCACGATGCGCTTACCGGATTGCCCAACCGCACCTTGTTTCGCGATCGCCTTGACCGCGAAATGGTGAGCGCCGAACGACGCGGGCATGTCTTCGCGGTGCTGGCCTGCGATCTCGATCGATTCAAGTCGGTGAACGATAGTATGGGTCATCCGGCAGGTGACAGCCTCCTCCGAAAGGTTGCCGAGAGACTACAGGCGGCCATCCGCGAGGGAGATACTGTTGCTAGACTTGGCGGCGACGAGTTCGCGATCGTACTGAGAGGCCTCGACCGCCCGCAAAATGCCAGTACCACGGCGCAGCACGTGATAGATGCGGTGAAGCTGCCCTTCGATCTCGATGGCCGCACAGTCAGCGTCGGTATCAGCATTGGCATTGCGGTCGGACCACAAGACGGCGGCGATCCAGAGCAGTTACTCAAGAATGCTGACATCGCGCTTTACCGCGCGAAGGCCGCCGGGCGAAGCACATACCGCTACTACGAACCTGAGATGGACGTGGCGATGGCAGCGCGCAATGCCCTCGAAATGGATGTGCGCGAAGCCGTTCGATTGGGTGAGTTTGAGTTGTTTTATCAGCCGACTTTGAACCTTGAAACCAATGCGACCAGCGGCTTTGAAGCGCTTATGCGCTGGCGGACGCCCGATCGAGGCTTCGTGCCGCCTGCCGAATTTATTCCGTTGGCTGAAGAGATTGGCTTGATCGTACAGCTAGGTGCCTGGGCGCTGAAAGAAGCTTGTCATGAAGCTGCGAAATGGCCGGGCGACCTTATGGTCGCTGTGAACGTCTCCGCTTTGCAATTCGCCGAGCCGGGTTTGGAACATGCCGTTGTGGCGGCGCTATCGGCATCCGGTCTCCCGCCGCATCGTCTCGAACTAGAGATCACCGAGAGTGTGCTGATGGGTGACGCAGAGAGCGCGATCAGTTGCCTGCATCGGCTACATGGGCTTGGAGTGCATATAGCCCTCGACGATTTCGGCACCGGCTTCTCGTCGTTAAACTACCTTCGGCGTTTCCCATTCGACAAGATCAAAATCGACCGATCGTTCATCAGTGAAATCGGCGATCCCGATACGGCTGCAATCGTACGCGCCATCGTAGGTCTGGCTGAACGGCTTGGCGCGAGCATCACCGCGGAGGGTATCGAGGACGAGATACAGCTTGCCCATGTTCGTCGGGAAGGCTGTACACATGCTCAGGGCTACCTGATGAGCAAACCACTTTCAGCGTCAGATGCTCTCCAGTTCGCCTACGTCTCGAGAAAGCAGGCAGCAGCATGA
- a CDS encoding IS630 family transposase (programmed frameshift) — MPSALSVDLRERVIEAVEAGSSRRQAAERFGVGKASAIRWHARFRDEGEIAPKPAGGDGSPPAIEAHAETILEICRAHPQIFLRELRDTLAERGVRTSTSGLWRFFGRHGITRKKGLFHADEQQRENVRAARTAWLDGQLDLDPDSLVFIDETAAATNMVRPYGRSLRGERCRISAPHGHYKTITVTAALRTSGLVATTLFDGATSGERFLTYVSDTLVPVLKRGDTVILDNLSVHKVAGVRETIEAAGARLLYLPAYSPDFNPIEQAFAKLKALLRTAAARTVPDLRRAIRNAFKAFHPRECRNYVAAAGYDAFDPT; from the exons ATGCCGTCAGCTCTGTCAGTGGATCTGCGCGAGCGTGTCATCGAAGCGGTTGAAGCGGGATCGTCGCGGCGGCAGGCGGCCGAGCGCTTCGGTGTCGGGAAGGCCAGCGCGATCCGTTGGCACGCGCGCTTCCGCGACGAGGGCGAGATCGCGCCCAAGCCCGCGGGCGGCGACGGGTCCCCGCCTGCCATCGAAGCCCATGCCGAGACGATCCTGGAGATCTGCCGCGCGCATCCGCAGATCTTCCTCCGGGAGTTGCGCGACACGCTGGCCGAGCGGGGTGTCCGAACCAGCACGAGCGGGTTGTGGCGGTTCTTCGGTCGCCACGGCATCACCCGTAAAAAGGGGCTCT TTCACGCAGACGAGCAACAGCGCGAGAACGTGAGGGCGGCCCGGACCGCGTGGCTCGACGGCCAGCTCGATCTCGATCCGGACAGCCTCGTCTTCATCGACGAGACGGCAGCCGCCACCAACATGGTGAGGCCCTATGGCCGATCCCTACGGGGCGAGCGCTGCCGCATCTCCGCTCCGCACGGGCACTACAAGACCATCACCGTCACCGCCGCCCTACGCACGAGCGGCCTCGTCGCCACCACCTTGTTCGACGGAGCGACGAGCGGCGAGCGCTTCCTGACTTACGTCTCCGACACGCTGGTCCCCGTGCTGAAGCGTGGCGACACGGTCATCCTCGACAACCTGAGCGTCCACAAGGTGGCTGGGGTGAGGGAGACCATCGAGGCGGCGGGTGCCCGCCTCCTCTATCTCCCGGCCTACAGCCCGGACTTCAATCCGATTGAGCAAGCCTTTGCCAAGCTGAAAGCGCTCCTGCGAACGGCCGCCGCGCGCACAGTCCCAGACCTACGGCGCGCGATCCGAAACGCCTTCAAAGCCTTCCATCCTCGCGAATGCCGAAACTACGTCGCTGCCGCCGGATACGATGCCTTCGACCCAACATGA